Part of the Kamptonema formosum PCC 6407 genome, TAACCAACCCGTACAGATTATTGCTGAATTTATCTCTTCTCTTTTATCGATTATCAGCTTAGAAGAACTCCCAGAAATTGAGCGAGAACCAGAAGCGCTACAAATCTTGAACCAAGAGGTTCAACGCCCTTTCAAATTGGAAGAGGGGCCTTTATTCCGAGTAAAATTAGTGAGACTAAATCACGAGGAAAGGCTTTTAGTAGTAGTCATACATCATATAATTGCCGATGGTTGGTCATTAGAAATATTGATGAAAGAATGGGGAGCGCTTTACAAAGCATTTTTGCAGGGACAGCCTTCTTCTTTGCCGAAGTTACCCATCCAGTATGCTGACTTTGCCTATTGGCAAAAACAGTGGTTGCAAGGTGAAGTATTAGAAAGCCAACTAGCCTACTGGAAACAGCAATTAAGTGGCAATATTCCTGTACTGAAATTGCCCATTTCTCAGTCTGCAAGCTTGACTCCAAGTTCCCAAGGTAGCTATCAAGTTGTAGAGTTTTCTAAGGAATTTTCGACTGCGATCGAAACTGTTAGCCGTCAAGAAGGTTTGTCTGTATTTATGACGCTGTTGACAGCCTTTCAGATATTGCTCAACCGATATACAGGCCAAGAAGACCTTGTGATGTGTTTGCCAAGTGCAGGCCGCAAGGGTGCGGAGACTGAGGGGGTAGTTGGGTATTTTAATAACATTGTGGTGTTGCGGACTGACTTATCAGGAAATCCCAGTTTTCGGGAGTTATTAGGAAGAGTACGCCAAGGAGTTTTAGGAGCCTATGACCATCAAGATGTACCGTTTCAAACTGTCGCAGAATTGCCTAATTTAGCACGTATACCTCTGTCAAAAACCTTGTTTAGTTTGGAAGAGTCCTTCGCAAACCTGTTGGAGTTACCAGGTATTGATATCAGTTCTTTGTTTCTCGATAATCAAGCCGCTGATTTTGATTTAGGTTGGTTGAACCTCTATGATGGATCGAGGTTCAAGATTATGACAAAATACAAAACTGATTTATTTAATGAGAGTGACATTTCTGAACTCCTAGAAAATTTTCAGAGAGTTTTGGAAAACATTATCCGCGATCCTAGCAGCCATCTATTCTCATTACCGTACTTCCGACAAATAAACCCGGATACAGTGATGGAAGTAGAACCTTCTAATTTACAAAAAACCTTTGTTGCTGCTAGTAATGAGATAGAAATTGAACTCACCCAGATGTGGGAAGAAACTTTAGGAATTAAGCCGATTGGAGTTAAGGATAATTTCTTCGAGTTAGGCGGACACTCACTGAATGCTGCGCGTTTGTTCTTTAAAATTCAGGAGAAGTTTGATAAAACTCTCCCTCTAGCTACTCTTTTTCAAACCCCAACTATTGAGGGAATTGCTAATATTCTTCAGCAAAAAGAATGGTCTGCTCCTTGGTCAAGCTTAGTCCCAATTCAACCCAAGGGTTCGAGAAGGCCTTTATTCTGCATTCACGCAGTTGGTGGCAATGTGCTTTCTTATCAGGTTGTAGCACATTATCTCGGTCAGGATCAGCCTGTTTATGGATTACAATCGCGAGGTCTTGATGGGAAATCGCAACCTCACACTACTATTGAAGAAATGGCAAGAGATTATATCAAAGAAATTCGTAGCGTCCAGCCTAAAGGGCCCTATTGTTTGACCGGTCACTCCTTTGGAGGAATTGTGGCATTTGAAATCGCTCAGCAACTTGTAGCGGCTGGTGAAAAAGTTGGTTTGCTGGCTTTACTTGATACCTTTAGTCCGACTGTATCAACCGATGTGCCATCTTTATCCTATCAGTTTTACATCCATCGTTTAAATCTTTCACGATTTAAACTCAAGGATAAGTTTTTGTACGTCATTGATAGAATACTGTGGATGTTTGAGAAATTAGGCGCGAAGATTGTCAAGAAATTTTATCAGTGGTTCCCTGGTAAAAATGGCGATGGAATCCCAGAGCATTTTAAGCTAATAGAGGCCAATAATTTTCAGTCTCAATACACTTATGCGCCGAAAGTTTATCCGGGGAAGGTGACTGTATTACGCGCAATTGAACGACCAACAAAAGAATATTATGAGCCTTTTCTAGGCTGGGGAGATTTAGCTGCTGGTGGAGTAGATATCGTAGAGGTTCCGGGACATCATAAAACTCTGATCTTAGAACCTCGCGTTCAGTCCTTAGCCAAGGCTTTGAATGAGTGTTTGGATAAGGTGTAAACAGGAAAGATTAGTAACGCCGCCCTCTCCAGAGGGCGGTAAATTACCACCCAGAGGGCGTACAGTTTTCTCTCCTAGATAACTAAAGTTTCTTCCTCCTTCCTTCTCTCCTAGATAACTAAAGCTTCTTCCTCCTTCCTTCTCTCCTAGATAACTAAAGCTTCTTCCTTCTTCCTTCTTCTTATGAGCGATCGCTATTCCTATAAACTATCACCCATGCAACAGGGGATGCTGTTTCACCACCTCAAGGCGGAACAATCCGGGGTGGATATTGAACAGGTACTCTGTCATCTTCATCACGATCTTAACGTTGCAGTTTTCCAACAAGCTTGGGATCTCGTCATTGAGAGACATACTACCTTAAGAACTAGCTTTGGGTGGTCGGAAACAGGGGAACCGTTGCAAACAGTACATCCCCAAGTAAACATAGTAATCGAACTTCAAGACTGGCGAAACTTATCGGAGAGCGATCGCACTCAATCTCTCCCTACCTATCTGCAAAGCGATCGTCAACGTGGTTTTACTCTAGCAGAACCTCCCTTGATGCGTCTAGCCTTGTTCCAGCAAGGCGAGGCTGACTACCAGCTAATTTGGACATTCCATCATATTTTACTAGATAGTCACGCGATCGCCACTGTCTTAAAAGAAGTTTTCACTTTTTATGAGGCTTTGTCTCAAAAACAAGAATTACAACTAGCCGCACCCTATCCTTATCAAGACTACATCGAATGGTTACAAAAGCAGGATCTATCGCCAGCCGAAACCTACTGGAAACAAACCTTTAAAGGCTTCAGTACACCCACTCCGCTAATAGTCGATCGCCCCTCTGTTCAAGATAGTATTCAAGCCAATCGGATAATAGAAACAATTCGAGTTTCACCCTCTATTACTTCTAGCTTAAAAGCTTTATACCCAGCCAATAAGATCGCTCTCAATACGATTATTTTAGCAGTGTGGGCACTGCTACTCAGTCGCTATAGTAGTGAAGAAGAAGTCTTATTTGGTCATACTAGAACTTGTCGCCAAGGAACCCTCAAAGGTGCAGAAACAATGGTGGGTTTCTTGAGCAATTCTCTACCTTTACGAGTCAATGTCTCACCAGAAAAAACCATAAAAAATTGGCTAGAAGCGCTCCAAAATCAATTGGAAAAATTGCAAGACTACGAACATACTCCTTTGATTGAAGCGATTGCTTGGAGCGATATTTCCAGTGGAACTTCTTTATTTGAAAGCCTTGTCACCTTTGAAGATGAACCGATTAACTCGCTCTTACAAGGTCAAGGTGGTGATTGGGTTAAGCGCGAATTTCAACTCCTAGAACAAACTAATTTTCCCCTCAATCTTTACGGATACGGTGGCGAAGAACTTTTACTCAAAATTGAAGCGGATGCTCAACGCTTTGATGGCGATACAATAGTTAGAATGCTAGGGCATCTGAAAACTTTACTAGAAAATATAGCCGCTAATCTCGATCGCCCCCTAAAGGAATTACAGTTACTAACTGTAGCTGAAAAAGAGCAATTATGTCAATGGAATCAAACCCAAACAGAGCATACGAACTACTGCGTTCACCAATTGTTTGAGCAACAGGTAGAACGTACACCTGATGCTATTGCTATTACCTTCCCTTCCCAATCTCCTGACTCTTATTTAACCTATCAACAACTCAATGAACGAGCTAATCAACTCGCCGATTACTTACAGGAATTAGGCATCGGGCCCGATATCTTAGTTGCCGTTTGTCTGGAACGATCTTTAGAAATGGCGATCGCGATTTTAGGTATTCTGAAAGCAGGCGGTGCTTATGTTCCCATAGATCCAGCTTACCCTCCAGAAAGGTTAACATTTATGTTAACTGATACCCAAGCCCCTGTCATTCTTACTCAGTCCCAATTAGTTGACAATTTACCCTCCCATCAAGCTAAAACTATTTGCTTAGATACAGACTGGTCAACCCTCAGCCAAAAAAGCAAAACTAACCCCATTAATCGAGCTAATCCTCATAACTTAACCTATGTAATTTATACATCTGGATCGACTGGTAAACCGAAAGGTGTAGCTTTAGAACATCGAGGTTTAGTTAACTTAATTTTGTGGCAACTTCAAAACTCTGGTCTCAGCGTTCAAGCCAAAACTCTACAATTTGCTTCTCTGAGTTTTGATGTCTCATTTCAGGAGATTTTCTCAACTTTATGTGCTGGTGGAACCTTAGTTTTCATTACCGAAGAATTGCGGAGAGATGCGGGTAAATTATTAAGCTTCCTGATGGCACAATCAGTTGAAAGGCTTTTTCTTCCTTTTATTGCCTTACAGCACCTTGCAGAAGCGGCCCAAACCTACGAATTAGTTCCTACTACGCTGCGAGAAATAGTCACGGCGGGGGAACAATTACAAATTAGTCCGGCAATTTCTTACCTGTTTTCTCAGATCAAAAACGCCACATTGCACAATCATTACGGCCCTTCAGAAAGTCATGTAGTTACTGCTTTTACCTTAACAGGTTCGCCTACTAATTGGCCCGCACTTCCCTCTATTGGTCGCCCGATTAGTAATACTCAAATGTATGTACTAGATCGATACTTGCAAAAAGTACCAGTCGGTGTACCAGGGGAATTATATATTGGTGGGGTGAACTTAGCAAGGGGTTATCTCCATCGCCCCGACTTGACAGATGAAAAATTTATTGCTAATCCCTTTTTAGAGGAGTTGGAAAGCAAAGATTTCAACTCAAGACTTTATAAAACAGGGGATTTAGCTCGCTACCTTCCTGATGGAAATATTGAGTATCTGGGTCGGATTGACAATCAAGTTAAAGTGCGGGGATTCCGTATCGAATTAGGGGAAATAGAAACGGCACTAGCGACTCATTCCGCAGTTAAACAAGTGGTGGTAACAGCCCGCGAAGATGAACCCGGAAATAAACGCTTAGTAGCTTATCTTGTCCTGAATACTGAACAACAAATTGCCATTAGTGACTGGCGAAAGTTTCTCCTTGAGAAACTCCCAGACTATATGATTCCTTCAATATTTATCACCCTAGATCGCCTACCACAAACTCCTAGTGGCAAGATAGATCGCCGATCTCTTCCTGCGCCAGATATGCAGCGGCCGCACTTAGAACAGAGTTACGCGGCTCCGCAAAATCATTGGGAATCAATACTTGCCAATATCTGGTGCAAGCTGTTAAAATTTGAGCAGGTTGGTATTGATGATAATTTCTTCGAGCTTGGTGGTAATTCATTGCTCAGCCTTCAAGTAGTTGCCAAAGTCAGGCAAGAACTTAATATCGATCTACCAGTGGTAAAAGTATTTCAGTATCCTACTATCAGTGACTTGGCAAAATACCTCTCTAGTCAGGGAAAAAATGAGGTTTCTGCATCTGAACAGTTTCAAGAGCGAGGAGATAAACAAAAGTCAGCAATGGCTCGGTTTCGTCCTACTAGGAAGTGATTGTTAGACTATTATAGTTAAGTAACTCCACCTAATTTTGTAGGATGGGTGGAGCGAAAGCGAAACCCATCTTAGAAGGCAGAAGGCAAAAAGAAAAAGTAGTTTTGAGTAGGTAGGTTATAGTTAACCGTTAACCGTTAACAAAGAGTTGGGTTACGCTGCGCTTCACCCAACCTACATTTTGTAGAAACGATCCATGCTGTAGAAACTAAAGGAGATCAATAACTTAATGACTAATTCACAAGAATATGAAGGTGTAGCAATTGTCGGGATGGTTGGGCGTTTTCCAGGCGCAACCAATCTCGATGAATTGTGGTCGAATTTATGCAATGGTGTTGAATCGACGACATTTTTAACTGATGCTGAACTTGACCCCAGTATTGACAGCCAACTAAAATCTGACCCAAACTACATCAAAGCGAAAGGGATTATTAAAGATGCGGATAAATTTGATGCGGATTTCTTTGGGATAAATCCCCGCGAAGCGGAAATTATCGACCCGCAGCAGCGAATTTTTCTAGAAATGGCATGGGAGGCTTTAGAAAAAGCGGGTTGTAATCCTGACACTTATAAAGGTTTAATCGGTGTATTTGCCGGAACGGGAAATAACACTTATTTCGCTAATAATGTTTCTAAAAGACCGGATTTAATCGAAGCGATCGGTGCATTTCAAGCAATGGTCGCCAATGAAAAAGATTTTTTGACTACCCGCACTTCCTATAAGTTAAATCTCAAGGGGCCGAGTCTTAATATCTATACTGCTTGTTCGACTTCCTTAGTCACAGTTAGTAATGCTTTCTACAGTTTACTGAGTTATCAATGCGATATGGCGATCGCAGGTGGTATCTCCGTCACCGTTCCCCAAAATAGCGGCTATTTGTACCAAGACGGGGGAATGTTTTCTAATGATGGCTATACTCGCTCCTTTGAAGCAAACGCCCAGGGGACGGTATTCGGAAATGGTGCAGGGGTGGTGGTACTCAAGCGTTTAGAAGATGCGATCGCCGACCGCAATTATATCTATGCTGTGATTAAAGGTGCGGCCACCAATAACGACGGCGCGGGAAAAGTGAGCTTCGCCGCCCCCAGTGTAGACGGTCAAGCAGGCGCGATCGCAATGGCCCAATCTTTTGCCGGCATAGAACCCGAAACTATTAGCTACATCGAAGCACACGGAACTGCTACACCCCTGGGAGATCCGATTGAAATTGAGGCCTTAACTCAAGTTTTTCGCGCTCAAACTCAGAAAAAACAATTCTGCGCGATCGGCACCATTAAAAGCAACTTCGGACATATAATCGCAGGTGCGGGCGTTGCTGGTTTGATTAAAACCGCCCTTTCTCTTCACCATAAACTCATCCCGCCTACGCTGCACTTTGACAAACCCAATCCCAAAATTGATTTTGCCAACAGTCCCTTTTACGTCAATGCCACTTTATCCGAATGGAAAGCCGGCCCCACACCTCGACGGGCCGGTGTCAGTTCCTTCGGCGTAGGGGGTACAAACGCCCATGCAGTCTTGGAAGAAGCGCCCCCAGTTACACCCTCTGGCCCCTCTCGTCCTCGGCAATTACTCTTACTCTCAGCGAAAACCCCATCGGCCTTAGATGCGGCCACAGCTAACTTACGGGAATACTTGCAGCAAGACCCCGCACTCAATCTCGCGGATGTTGCTTACACCCTCAAAGTCGGTCGCAAACCCTTTAATCATCGCCGCTTCGCGGTCTGTAGCAGCCGAGAAGATGCCTTACAGGTGCTAGATAGTCTCCCTCCCCAACAGTCGGCCACGCGCCAGACAGACGGCAAACAGCGCCCGATTGCGTTCATGTTTCCGGGGCAAGGGTCGCAGTATATCAATATGGGCTTGAATCTCTATGAGACTGAGGCTGTATTCCGAGACACAGTAGACGAGTGTGCAGAACTGTTGAAACCCCATCTGGACTTAGATTTGCGGGATATACTCTACCCTGACGGTGGCGATGCTGAAGCCGCAACGACTCAGTTACGCCAAACTTGTTTTACCCAACCGGCTTTATTTGTTGTTGAATATGCTTTAGCTCAACTGTGGATGAGTTGGGGGATTCAACCTCAAGCGACCATCGGTCATAGTATTGGTGAATTTGTTTCCGCCTGTCTAGCTGGGGTGTTTTCGCTACAAGATGCCTTAATGTTAGTGGCGACAAGGGGGCGGTTGATCCAGAGTCTTCCCACTGGTTCCATGCTATCAGTGGCCCTACCGGCCGCCACTTTAGAACAGCGGTTGAGTGCGGAAGTGGCAATTGCAGCGATTAATGGCCCCTCTTTATGTGTAGCATCGGGGGCAACAGATGCGATCGCAGCCTTAGAAAGCCAATTAGCAAGCGAAGGTATCACCTGCAAACATTTACATACCTCTCACGCCTTCCATTCACCGATGATGGAACCCATCATCGACACCTTTGCTAATTATGTCCGACAAGTAGAACTTAAGCCACCACAAATTCCCTTTGTTTCTACTGTTACTGCTAGCTGGATTACAGCAGAACAAGCAACAGATTGTCTATACTGGGCAAAACATTTGCGGCAAACAGTACGCTTTGCAGAAGGAGTACAGGAATTATGGCAAAACGATTCTACCCTAATTTTATTGGAAGTTGGCCCTAGAACAACGGCGGCAACCTTAGCTCGCAAACAAGCCAAAGACTTGAAAAAACAAGTCGTAATTTCTTCCCTCAGCGATACCGCAGTTAATAATAGTGAATGGTCAGCTTTATTAACTGCCGTTGGACAACTTTGGCTGGCGGGTAGGGCGATCGACTGGGAGAGTTTTTATGCTGAAGAAACTCGCAGTCTCATTCCTTTACCCACCTATCCTTTTGAACGGAAACGCTACTGGGTAGAACCTATTGCTAGCATCCCATCAGCAGCCGAAGTTGCTGTCACCTCCGCCCAAAAAGCGATAGATTCTCAGCCCCCATTACCATTACCCATTACTCATTCTTCATCCACCATGCAAACATCCCTAGCGAATCAAACTAAATCGCGCAAAGAGAGAATTTTCCCCTTATTACAAGAAGTCATCGAAGAAACTTCGGGGTTAGAAATTGATATTGCTGATGCTGCAACCTTATTCGTAGAATTGGGAATAGATTCTCTAGCTTTGACGCAAGTGGGAACTGCTTTGCAGAAAAAATTCAACATCAAAATTACATTTCGTCAGTTATTAGAGGATTTCCCCACCCTCGACAGCTTAGCAGAATTCCTAGATGGAAATTTGCCGCCAGAAGTCTTACCCGCCCCACAGGAAACCGCACCAATTTTATCACAAACTGTCAGCGAATCAGCCCCGCCGCCACATCAAATAACCAGACAAGAAAATCAAAACCAATTGCCAGTCACCAATTACCAATTACCAATTACCAACTACCAAGTACCCATAGCAAATACTCAACCCGGTTCTCTAGAATCCGTCGTAGCTCAACA contains:
- a CDS encoding type I polyketide synthase is translated as MTNSQEYEGVAIVGMVGRFPGATNLDELWSNLCNGVESTTFLTDAELDPSIDSQLKSDPNYIKAKGIIKDADKFDADFFGINPREAEIIDPQQRIFLEMAWEALEKAGCNPDTYKGLIGVFAGTGNNTYFANNVSKRPDLIEAIGAFQAMVANEKDFLTTRTSYKLNLKGPSLNIYTACSTSLVTVSNAFYSLLSYQCDMAIAGGISVTVPQNSGYLYQDGGMFSNDGYTRSFEANAQGTVFGNGAGVVVLKRLEDAIADRNYIYAVIKGAATNNDGAGKVSFAAPSVDGQAGAIAMAQSFAGIEPETISYIEAHGTATPLGDPIEIEALTQVFRAQTQKKQFCAIGTIKSNFGHIIAGAGVAGLIKTALSLHHKLIPPTLHFDKPNPKIDFANSPFYVNATLSEWKAGPTPRRAGVSSFGVGGTNAHAVLEEAPPVTPSGPSRPRQLLLLSAKTPSALDAATANLREYLQQDPALNLADVAYTLKVGRKPFNHRRFAVCSSREDALQVLDSLPPQQSATRQTDGKQRPIAFMFPGQGSQYINMGLNLYETEAVFRDTVDECAELLKPHLDLDLRDILYPDGGDAEAATTQLRQTCFTQPALFVVEYALAQLWMSWGIQPQATIGHSIGEFVSACLAGVFSLQDALMLVATRGRLIQSLPTGSMLSVALPAATLEQRLSAEVAIAAINGPSLCVASGATDAIAALESQLASEGITCKHLHTSHAFHSPMMEPIIDTFANYVRQVELKPPQIPFVSTVTASWITAEQATDCLYWAKHLRQTVRFAEGVQELWQNDSTLILLEVGPRTTAATLARKQAKDLKKQVVISSLSDTAVNNSEWSALLTAVGQLWLAGRAIDWESFYAEETRSLIPLPTYPFERKRYWVEPIASIPSAAEVAVTSAQKAIDSQPPLPLPITHSSSTMQTSLANQTKSRKERIFPLLQEVIEETSGLEIDIADAATLFVELGIDSLALTQVGTALQKKFNIKITFRQLLEDFPTLDSLAEFLDGNLPPEVLPAPQETAPILSQTVSESAPPPHQITRQENQNQLPVTNYQLPITNYQVPIANTQPGSLESVVAQQLQLMSKQLDLLGNNHSSSLPSALPVSTPQTIQQSPPILSPAPIGNGSSNGTSSAPTSQNSPPPTEEKKPFGAAARINTQGRELNSQQQAKFEAFVKRYTAKTPSSKKYAQSHRHHLADPRTVSGFNPTYKEIVYPIVVNRSLGSKLWDLDGNEYLDLTNGFGSNFFGYSAPFIVQAIEEQLKQGYEIGPQTPLAGEVAELICELTKLERVAFCNTGSEAVLGAMRLARTVTGRNKIAIFSGAYHGIFDEVIVRGTKKLRSIPASPGIMPEAVENVLIVDYGEPESLEILRNHADELAAIMVEPVQSRRPDLQPKEFLHELRRITEKSGSAFIMDEVITGFRIHPGGSQAYFGVEADIATYGKVVGAGLPIGVIAGNRKFMDALDGGFWQYGDSSFPEVGVTYFAGTFVRHPLVLAAAKAALEYLKQCGPQLQQSLNQKTNKLAADLNGLFEQLQVPFQAKNFGSLFKVIYPPEFVEGELLFYWLREKGIHIWDHRPCFLTIAHSDAELEFVVATFKQSIVEMQAEGFLPSPGNGSKALELAGNGQKQGSGANGSASPQPPVPGAKLGRDPKGNPAWYIPDPERPGKYLQVGESLLQSKAISL
- a CDS encoding non-ribosomal peptide synthetase — protein: MSDRYSYKLSPMQQGMLFHHLKAEQSGVDIEQVLCHLHHDLNVAVFQQAWDLVIERHTTLRTSFGWSETGEPLQTVHPQVNIVIELQDWRNLSESDRTQSLPTYLQSDRQRGFTLAEPPLMRLALFQQGEADYQLIWTFHHILLDSHAIATVLKEVFTFYEALSQKQELQLAAPYPYQDYIEWLQKQDLSPAETYWKQTFKGFSTPTPLIVDRPSVQDSIQANRIIETIRVSPSITSSLKALYPANKIALNTIILAVWALLLSRYSSEEEVLFGHTRTCRQGTLKGAETMVGFLSNSLPLRVNVSPEKTIKNWLEALQNQLEKLQDYEHTPLIEAIAWSDISSGTSLFESLVTFEDEPINSLLQGQGGDWVKREFQLLEQTNFPLNLYGYGGEELLLKIEADAQRFDGDTIVRMLGHLKTLLENIAANLDRPLKELQLLTVAEKEQLCQWNQTQTEHTNYCVHQLFEQQVERTPDAIAITFPSQSPDSYLTYQQLNERANQLADYLQELGIGPDILVAVCLERSLEMAIAILGILKAGGAYVPIDPAYPPERLTFMLTDTQAPVILTQSQLVDNLPSHQAKTICLDTDWSTLSQKSKTNPINRANPHNLTYVIYTSGSTGKPKGVALEHRGLVNLILWQLQNSGLSVQAKTLQFASLSFDVSFQEIFSTLCAGGTLVFITEELRRDAGKLLSFLMAQSVERLFLPFIALQHLAEAAQTYELVPTTLREIVTAGEQLQISPAISYLFSQIKNATLHNHYGPSESHVVTAFTLTGSPTNWPALPSIGRPISNTQMYVLDRYLQKVPVGVPGELYIGGVNLARGYLHRPDLTDEKFIANPFLEELESKDFNSRLYKTGDLARYLPDGNIEYLGRIDNQVKVRGFRIELGEIETALATHSAVKQVVVTAREDEPGNKRLVAYLVLNTEQQIAISDWRKFLLEKLPDYMIPSIFITLDRLPQTPSGKIDRRSLPAPDMQRPHLEQSYAAPQNHWESILANIWCKLLKFEQVGIDDNFFELGGNSLLSLQVVAKVRQELNIDLPVVKVFQYPTISDLAKYLSSQGKNEVSASEQFQERGDKQKSAMARFRPTRK
- a CDS encoding condensation domain-containing protein; this translates as MKTAEFLTDLRSLGVEIQLKGDRLTCNAPKDALTAELRKELSTRKAEILSFLRQAEEIAVTPTVTIKPAPRDGNLPLSFAQERLWLLNQFAPDNPMYNILLAVRLRGELDESVFEQCWGEILQRHEALRTTFKRVDNQPVQIIAEFISSLLSIISLEELPEIEREPEALQILNQEVQRPFKLEEGPLFRVKLVRLNHEERLLVVVIHHIIADGWSLEILMKEWGALYKAFLQGQPSSLPKLPIQYADFAYWQKQWLQGEVLESQLAYWKQQLSGNIPVLKLPISQSASLTPSSQGSYQVVEFSKEFSTAIETVSRQEGLSVFMTLLTAFQILLNRYTGQEDLVMCLPSAGRKGAETEGVVGYFNNIVVLRTDLSGNPSFRELLGRVRQGVLGAYDHQDVPFQTVAELPNLARIPLSKTLFSLEESFANLLELPGIDISSLFLDNQAADFDLGWLNLYDGSRFKIMTKYKTDLFNESDISELLENFQRVLENIIRDPSSHLFSLPYFRQINPDTVMEVEPSNLQKTFVAASNEIEIELTQMWEETLGIKPIGVKDNFFELGGHSLNAARLFFKIQEKFDKTLPLATLFQTPTIEGIANILQQKEWSAPWSSLVPIQPKGSRRPLFCIHAVGGNVLSYQVVAHYLGQDQPVYGLQSRGLDGKSQPHTTIEEMARDYIKEIRSVQPKGPYCLTGHSFGGIVAFEIAQQLVAAGEKVGLLALLDTFSPTVSTDVPSLSYQFYIHRLNLSRFKLKDKFLYVIDRILWMFEKLGAKIVKKFYQWFPGKNGDGIPEHFKLIEANNFQSQYTYAPKVYPGKVTVLRAIERPTKEYYEPFLGWGDLAAGGVDIVEVPGHHKTLILEPRVQSLAKALNECLDKV